CTCTCTCAGACCGGTCTGTCGCCACCATCGTCAAGACATACGCCCACGCCGCGGGATATGATCCGAGGGGGTTTTCCGGTCATTCCCTTCGGGCCGGATTTGTGACCTCTGGTGCACAGACGGGGCAAGACGCCCTCGCTCTGGCTCGTGTAACACGCCACAAAAATCTCTCTGTCCTGCAAACCTACGTCCGGGACGATGCCCCTTTCCTGAATCATCCCGGCGAGGCGTTCCTGTAAGAACCCGAAGGCGGATGGGAGCGCCCATCGTGCGCGGCCTGCAAGCGGTTCCAGAACGCGGCACCATTCCCGAAAACGGCTCCCAATCGCAGGGCAAGCTCCGGCGTAACCGGAGTTCTCTCAGCCAAGAGGTCTAAAAGGTCGGCCTCGGACAGAGCGAGACGAGCAGCAAGATCTGTCACGCTTTGTCCCATAGCCGGAAGCAGGTCTTCCCGCAGGAGCGCTCCCGGATGCGTTGGTGTTCGATCAGAGTGTCTGGCCATAACCTGTTCCTTCTTGCCTCTTCCTCTGTCTGACTTGTCTGGCGCATCTGTCAGACATGACAGACATAACGCGGGCATGCTTCAGTTCTGCCAGACAAGTCAGACAGAGGAGTCAGA
Above is a genomic segment from Komagataeibacter medellinensis NBRC 3288 containing:
- a CDS encoding HigA family addiction module antitoxin → MPALCLSCLTDAPDKSDRGRGKKEQVMARHSDRTPTHPGALLREDLLPAMGQSVTDLAARLALSEADLLDLLAERTPVTPELALRLGAVFGNGAAFWNRLQAAHDGRSHPPSGSYRNASPG